The region GTTTTTGAAACGCGTTTGCCCTTGCTGCCTAATATGGATTTGGTGTTGCATGCGGATGCGTTGTCATTACTGTTTGTCGCCTTATCCGGTTTTTTGTGGTTATTAACGACGATTTATGCCATCGGGTATCTGGAGCAATCACCTAACCGTAGCCGCTTTTTCGGTTTTTTTAGCCTGTGTGTATTCGCAACCATTGGTGTTGCGCTGGCTGGTAACTTGATCACTTTTTTGATTTTCTACGAGCTACTGACGCTGACAACTTATCCACTGGTAGTCCATAAGGGGAATAAAGCCTCGCTGGCGGCAGGACGTAAATACCTGATTTATACCATGCTAGGTGGCGCCAGTTTGCTCGCCGGTGTTGTGTGGTTAAAAGCCCTGGCGGGATCATTGGACTTTACCGCGACGGGGATCCTCGCGTCCATGCCTCATTTAGACCCATTCCACCTGAAAGTGATTTTTGCCCTCATAATTATAGGGTTAGGGGTAAAGGCGGCATTGATCCCGTTGCATGGTTGGCTACCTTCTGCCATGGCTGCACCCGCCCCTGTGAGTGCATTGTTACACGCGGTTGCCGTGGTTAAAGCGGGTGCATTTGGCATAGTGCGGGTTGTTTATGATGTCTATGGAGTTGAATTTGCTCAGGAACTTGGTCTAACCATCATTCTGGCTGTGTTGGCTTCTGTGACAATTGTTTATGGCTCTACCCGAGCTGTGTTCCAGGATGACCTTAAACGCAGGCTGGCTTATTCAACGGTCAGTCAGGTTTCCTACATTGCACTCGGCACCGCCATTGCCGGACCAATCGCGACAATCGGTGGCATTGCACATCTGGTCCACCAGGGATTGATGAAAATCACCATGTTCTTCTGCGCCGGTAGCATAGCAGAAACTCTGGGTGTCACTAAGGTCAGTCAGATGAATGGGGCCGGGAAACGAATGCCGTTAACCATGTTGGCGTTTAGCTTGGCGGTACTGGGCATGATAGGGATACCGCCCGCAGCGGGTTTTATTTCAAAATGGTATCTGGGCACCGGAGCACTTGAGGCAGGCTTTTATTGGGTACTGGGGGTACTTATTATCAGTAGTCTGCTCAATGCTATCTACTTTCTGCCAATTTTATACGCGGCTTGGTTTAAACCACAGCAGGGCGCCTGGCCAAAAGAAAAACCCAAGGGGCGGCTAGAAACGCACTGGATGCTCATGTTACCACCTGTAGTGACTGCACTACTGGCGCTCAGCGCAGGCTTGTTTGCTGATGCCCAGTTTAGCCCGCTGAACTGGGTGAAACTGATAGCAGCCCGAGAATATGGCAGTGAGTTTGTATCAATACTGGCAGCCAGTTCGCAACAAATTCCTGCAATGTGGCTGGCGCTTGGTGCACCGTTATTGGGGGCGCTATTGCTGGTGCGCAAGCAAATGCAGCAGGTTGCACACTGGTTTTTACCCTTATCAGCAGGTATAGCACTGCTTGCCTATGCAATTTCTGGACAAGGCACCAACACCACACCTTGGTTATTTTTTGGCAGTGTGCTGACGCTAAATGATACAACATCGACCTTCTTCCTGCTTGCTGTCTGTCTGTGGTTACTGGCAGCGGTTTTTGCCGTTAATTTTGTTAAAGCTGATGAGCGTAAAGTTAGGTTTTGTCTGTTTTTCCTGCTAGCCATGTGCGGCAATTTTGGGCTTGTGCTGGCCCAGGATATTTCAGGTTTTATCAGCTTCTTCACCTTGATGAGTCTGGCTTCGTACGGCCTGGTTGTGCACTTTGATACGGATGAAGCACATCAGGCGGGCAAATCTTACATGCAATGGGCTGTACTGGGAGAGTTGTTGCTTTTTACAGGACTCGCAGGCCTGGCATTTGGATCAATTGATCCCTCCTCAGCTGGAAATCCGGAGCAAACTTATCCGGCCTGGGCAATCGGGTTTTTACTTGCCGGGTTTGGAGTAAAGGCAGGCTTGTTTGGCTTGCACGTATGGCTGCCAATGGCGCATCCGGTCGCACCCGTTGCAGCCAGTGCGTTACTAAGCGGTGTTATGGTGAAAGCGGGGCTGCTAGGGTGGCTTAAATTTATTCCATTCGGTGAGGTGGCCTTCGCAACGTATGGCTCTGTGCTGGTGGTGCTCGGGTTATTTGCTGCATTTTTAGGCGTTCTGGTAGGGGTTACACAGGATAACCCTAAAGCCTTACTTGCATACTCAACGATGAGCCAGATGGGCATTTTGATTGCGGCTGTGGGGGTAGGGTTGAAATATCCCGAGTTATGGTCCTTATTGCTGCCCGCTATTGTGTTGTACGCAGTGCATCATGGTCTGGCTAAGGCTGCACTGTTCCTTTTTGCTGGCATAAATAGCACTTTAACATGGCACAGGTATCGCTGGGGTTGCTTGCTGGCAGCTGCATTACCCGCTGCTGCACTGGCCGGGTTGCCACTAACCAGTGGTGCGGTTGCCAAGGTCGCGCTAAAGGATGTTGTGGAGCGGGATTTGCTCATGGGGACAGTACTGCCGTTGACAGCAATAGGGACCACCTGGCTGATGATGCGATTCTTGCAGTTGATTGCGCAAAAGCAACCAAAAAAGGTGACTGGCCAGCCTGATGTACTTCAGTTAGGTGCGTACGGCACATTATTGATATTGGTGACGGTGCTGAGTTATCTGATACCGCAAGCCAATGGTGCTTGGGCTAATCAACTGACTGGGGCAAGCTTTTGGGGCAGTGCATGGCCTGTACTTCTTGGTCTGGGGATCTATTTTATAACACGAGCATTTGTTGACGGTATGGGACCATTACCGGCTGGCGATATCAATGTCGCTTATACGGAAGCGGGCAGTCTGGTACGTCTTGGTGCAGAGACACTGGCGCAGGGCTTAAAATTGTTAAAAGATGAAATAGAGAATACCTCTTGGCAGTTGCCTCAGCGTGTGGTTTATCGGCAGGCGCGTGTAGTTGGTCTCGCGGTGGCGGCCGTACGTTCCCTGATGACGCCTGGCGTATTGTTTGCGTTGCTTTTGTGCATGCTGCTGTGGGCGATGATAGCAGCAAGGTAAGCTTATACGACCAAAGTTGACTTGTGATACTTATGCTTCGCGTCGACACTGACTATCTCTGTGCAAGGTAATAAAGGTGAAAGAGATGATCAGAAGGCAAGTGGCAAAAGCGGTGGCATATTCGTTATTTTCACCGCTAATCGTTGGCATAGTGCTCGGAGGGTATTATGCCCTGATAAGTGGTCAGAGTAAGATTTTGTTTCAAATACTCATGACGGCTGTAGCCAATGCCCATATCGTTGGCCTGTCTATGGCGTTTTTTGTTTTGCCAGCTTATGTGATGTTGTTGCGCCACAACAAACTGACTTACTCGGGTATTTTGACCGCGGGTATGCTCGGAGGCGCACTGTTTAGCTACTTGTTTGTTGCAAGCTCTGGTATGGTTTTTATCATTAATGCAGTGATGGCGGCGCTGGGAGGCGGGCTGTTTTTGTTCAGTTTACGGCGCAATGCTCAGAACGTCTGATGGCTTTTTGTACAGCGTGGCGTAGATTTACACTAATTTAATAGTTTTTCTGTCTAAAAGGTTTCATTTAGCTGCACGAAAGAGTACCTTTACTTCTTATGTAAATTTGTTGAATGACCGCAATGCAGAAGAAAAAGTTCTACGATACTCTCAGCCTACAAGCTCAGGCCCTAATTGGTGATGAGCACAACTACATCGCCAATATGGCAAACCTCAGCGCCCTGTTATTTACCTCAATGGAAGACATAAACTGGGCAGGCTTTTACCTTTTAGATGGTAAAGATGAGCTCGTACTAGGTCCTTTCCAGGGCAATCCAGCCTGCATTCGAATCCCGTTAGGCAAAGGCGTATGTGGTACCGCGGCTGCTGAGTTAACGACTCAGCTCGTAGAAGATGTACACAGCTTTGATGGTCATATTGCCTGCGATGCCGCTTCAAACTCTGAAATTGTTATTCCCGTTATGAGAAACGGTGAACTGTTTGCTGTATTGGACATTGATAGTCCGAGTTTGGCTAGATTTGACGATGAAGATAAACTTGGCCTGGAAGCACTGGTAAAATGCTTTGAAGGTACATTGTAAATGAAAGAATTACTCAACGTTCAGGACTACCTGTTTTCCAACTTTGATGTGGGAGACTGGGAAGGGGAAGAAGAGCGAGTTGCTGAGACGCTGAATGAGCTTATCCACGTAGCCTGGGACATGCTTCCCGATGATCTGGAATGTGAGAAAATCGATTTAATTATAAATGGAATATGGGAACATCTGCGCGGCGAGTTGGCGCTTGTCGAAGCCGAGTATGATGAACTCGTCGACTGGGTTACACATTACATTCAGTCATCTCTTGATGAAAATATTGAACTATAGGTTTAGACATGGAAACCACAAACAAGCTAAAAGATATCAAAGAGGTTCTCGACTTTTTATATGCCGAGTTTCCTCAGTGTTTTAAACAAAAAGACGGTATTAAACCGCTAAAGGTTGGCATATTTAAAGATATCGCTGCCAGAATCGAAGGCTCTGACAAAGTCAGTAAGACTCAGGTTCGACAGGCTTTACGTAAGTACACCTCTTCTTGGCGTTATTTAGAAGCGGTTATCAATAATGAATTTCGTGTTGACCTGGACGGTAACGATGCTGAAAAAGTTGAGCAAGAGCACGTAGAGCATGCGCAAAAAGCGCTGGAAGAATCACGTGCCAAAATGGCTAAACGTAAAAAGCCTCAACGTCCGAGACAGGATGGTCGTGGCGAGCGTCGTCGCGATGGTGACACAAAATCTTACAAATCACGTGGTGATAACAAGCACCGCCACGGGAATAAAAACGCTAAAGTTAATGCTAAGCCTGAGCAGCAACAGCGTCGTAGTTCAGGGAAAGTTGAACCTCTGCCAGCAAATGAGGTCAAGGTAAATAATAAGGTTAAAGTGAAGTTGGGACAGGCTCTGGTCAATGCAACCATCACAGAAGTCAACAAAGATGAAGTTCATGTTGAGTTAGTGACAGGTATGCAAGTTAAAACCAAAGCAGAAAGCCTGTTTATTCTTTAAGGAGTCGTGTATGAGTAATAAGTTACCTTTAGTTGGTGTAATCGCACTGTTTGTATCTGGCGTGTGCTCAGCTGCAACACAGACGGTGACGGAAAAAGATATTCCCATATTGGAACCTGAAATCCAGCATGCGACGGCAACAAAAAGGGTAACCAGTAAATTTACTCGTGAACACTATAAGCGCTTTAAGCTCGACGATGCGTTGTCGGAACAGATATTTGACCGGTACATCGAAAACCTCGATTACAACAAGTCTCTTTTCCTGCAGTCTGACATTGACAAGTATTCAGGGTATAAAAAGCAATTCGACGATGCTTTGAAAAAAGGCAAGCTCGATTTTGCTTTTGCGATGTTCAACGACAGTATGCAACGTCGATATGAGCGCTTTAACTATGCAATTTCTCTGTTAGACACAGAAATGAAGTTTGATAAACCAGACGAATTTGTGTTTGACAGAGAAGACATGCAGTTTGCCACAACTCAAGCCGAGTTGGATGAGTACTGGCGACAGCGTGTTAAGTCTGATGCACTGAGATTAAAACTCACAGGCAAAGACTGGGCCGGCATCAAAGAAGTACTGACCAAGCGTTACAAAAACACCATCAAACGTCTGGTACAGACCAACAATGAAGATGCTTTTCAAATTGTAATGAATGCATTTGCGCGTAGCATTGAAGCCCACACTTCTTATTTGTCACCTCGCCGTGCCGAACAGTTTAAGATGGATATGGAACTTGAACTAGAAGGCATTGGTGCAGTACTTGGTTACGATGAAGATTACACCATCATCCGCAGTCTGGTTCCTGGCGGTCCAGCCGATAAGACGGAAAAGATTAAGCCAGATGACCGCATTGTAGGTGTTGCACAAGATGGTGAAGAATTTGTTGATGTGATTGGCTGGCGTCTCGATGATGTCGTTGATCTCATCAAAGGACCTAAAGGGACTAAAGTAAGACTGCAGTACCTTAAGGGAAGCGACACTCATGGCACACCTAAGGTCGTTGAGATCGTCCGAGATAAGATACGCCTTGAGGACAGAGCTGCAAAGTCGGAAATCTTCGAAGCTAAATACTCAGACCTTACCAGCAAAATAGGCGTGATAGAGATCCCAAGCTTTTACAACAATCTGTCGAAAGATGTGAAGAAAGAGCTTGAAAAGCTTAAAGAACAAAATGTTGATGGGATTATCGTTGATCTCAGACAAAATGGCGGTGGCTCCCTGTATGAAGCCACTCAATTGTCAGGTTTATTTATAGACAAAGGCCCGATAGTTCAGATCCATACCGCATACAACCGTGTAGAAGCACAAAAAGACAGCGATGGGATAACCTACTATGATGGTCCGTTAACTGTACTGGTTGACCGTTACAGCGCATCGGCTTCAGAGATATTTGCTGCTGCGATGCAGGATTACGGGCGTGCTGTGGTCATCGGCGAGCAAACTTTTGGTAAAGGTACTGTTCAGCAACACAGAGGTCTCAGAAAGACCTATGATCTGTTCGATAACGCACTAGGCAGCATTACTTATACTATTGCCAAGTTTTATCGTATTGATGGTGGCAGTACACAAAACAAAGGCGTAATTCCAGATATTTTGCTGCCTTCTGCAATTGAACCAGCAGAGTGGGGCGAGAGCCAGGAAGATAATGCTTTACCTTGGGACAGCATTGTCAGAGCCAAGTACCAGCAATTGGATGACCTGAGTCCAACCATTGAGTATTTGAATGAACGCCATGGTTTGCGAATAGCCAAAGAGCCTGAATTTGCTTACGTTTACGACGATATTGCGCGATATAAAGCCCAAAAAGACGATATATCTATTTCTCTGGTTGAAACTGAGCGTACGAAAGAGCGTGAGGAACGCGACGAACGAGCGTTAAAACGCACCAATGAACGCCTTAAACGTTTAGGGCAAGAGCCTGTAAAAGATTTGGATGACGTGCCAGATGTCATCGCTGAGCTCGACCCTTATCTCGAAGAAGCAGCCCTAATCACACAAGATATGATTAACTATGGTCGCCTGGCAAAAAACGAGGCTGGTGACTGAGTAGGTAGCTGGAGATAGGACGTACGGAAGGCTAAACCATGAAAAGGCGCATTGAGCGCCTTTTTTCGTTACCAGTGCGTGGGAAATTTGTTATTATTGTCAGCTGCAATATTAAAAATAGCCGGTCAGGAATATGCTCGGCGCTGTCTTGCTCAGATTCATGTGTTGTGCTTAACACTGAACTGATCTGACAGAGATAATAATAAAGCACTCCATTAAGTGCGAAGGAGTATTCTGGTTTGAGACAACAAAAACAAGCATCCTACCTGGATGCCTTTATTCCTATTGTGGTACTGGTCAGCTTATTAGGCGCTGCGGTATACCTGTATGGTGATAATTCTTCTTCGGGGCCGAACCAGATAGCCCTGCTTTTTGCTACTTTTACAGCCGCACTGATAGGGCTGAAGAATGGCTTTACCTGGAAAACGCTCGAAGAGG is a window of Pseudoalteromonas sp. R3 DNA encoding:
- the prc gene encoding carboxy terminal-processing peptidase, with the translated sequence MSNKLPLVGVIALFVSGVCSAATQTVTEKDIPILEPEIQHATATKRVTSKFTREHYKRFKLDDALSEQIFDRYIENLDYNKSLFLQSDIDKYSGYKKQFDDALKKGKLDFAFAMFNDSMQRRYERFNYAISLLDTEMKFDKPDEFVFDREDMQFATTQAELDEYWRQRVKSDALRLKLTGKDWAGIKEVLTKRYKNTIKRLVQTNNEDAFQIVMNAFARSIEAHTSYLSPRRAEQFKMDMELELEGIGAVLGYDEDYTIIRSLVPGGPADKTEKIKPDDRIVGVAQDGEEFVDVIGWRLDDVVDLIKGPKGTKVRLQYLKGSDTHGTPKVVEIVRDKIRLEDRAAKSEIFEAKYSDLTSKIGVIEIPSFYNNLSKDVKKELEKLKEQNVDGIIVDLRQNGGGSLYEATQLSGLFIDKGPIVQIHTAYNRVEAQKDSDGITYYDGPLTVLVDRYSASASEIFAAAMQDYGRAVVIGEQTFGKGTVQQHRGLRKTYDLFDNALGSITYTIAKFYRIDGGSTQNKGVIPDILLPSAIEPAEWGESQEDNALPWDSIVRAKYQQLDDLSPTIEYLNERHGLRIAKEPEFAYVYDDIARYKAQKDDISISLVETERTKEREERDERALKRTNERLKRLGQEPVKDLDDVPDVIAELDPYLEEAALITQDMINYGRLAKNEAGD
- a CDS encoding GAF domain-containing protein: MQKKKFYDTLSLQAQALIGDEHNYIANMANLSALLFTSMEDINWAGFYLLDGKDELVLGPFQGNPACIRIPLGKGVCGTAAAELTTQLVEDVHSFDGHIACDAASNSEIVIPVMRNGELFAVLDIDSPSLARFDDEDKLGLEALVKCFEGTL
- a CDS encoding proton-conducting transporter membrane subunit, whose translation is MMWQSTLPLLILLSALVSGVTIFFVSDNKPILRKTLNFLGAGSCVGLILVMISGVYQGQVFETRLPLLPNMDLVLHADALSLLFVALSGFLWLLTTIYAIGYLEQSPNRSRFFGFFSLCVFATIGVALAGNLITFLIFYELLTLTTYPLVVHKGNKASLAAGRKYLIYTMLGGASLLAGVVWLKALAGSLDFTATGILASMPHLDPFHLKVIFALIIIGLGVKAALIPLHGWLPSAMAAPAPVSALLHAVAVVKAGAFGIVRVVYDVYGVEFAQELGLTIILAVLASVTIVYGSTRAVFQDDLKRRLAYSTVSQVSYIALGTAIAGPIATIGGIAHLVHQGLMKITMFFCAGSIAETLGVTKVSQMNGAGKRMPLTMLAFSLAVLGMIGIPPAAGFISKWYLGTGALEAGFYWVLGVLIISSLLNAIYFLPILYAAWFKPQQGAWPKEKPKGRLETHWMLMLPPVVTALLALSAGLFADAQFSPLNWVKLIAAREYGSEFVSILAASSQQIPAMWLALGAPLLGALLLVRKQMQQVAHWFLPLSAGIALLAYAISGQGTNTTPWLFFGSVLTLNDTTSTFFLLAVCLWLLAAVFAVNFVKADERKVRFCLFFLLAMCGNFGLVLAQDISGFISFFTLMSLASYGLVVHFDTDEAHQAGKSYMQWAVLGELLLFTGLAGLAFGSIDPSSAGNPEQTYPAWAIGFLLAGFGVKAGLFGLHVWLPMAHPVAPVAASALLSGVMVKAGLLGWLKFIPFGEVAFATYGSVLVVLGLFAAFLGVLVGVTQDNPKALLAYSTMSQMGILIAAVGVGLKYPELWSLLLPAIVLYAVHHGLAKAALFLFAGINSTLTWHRYRWGCLLAAALPAAALAGLPLTSGAVAKVALKDVVERDLLMGTVLPLTAIGTTWLMMRFLQLIAQKQPKKVTGQPDVLQLGAYGTLLILVTVLSYLIPQANGAWANQLTGASFWGSAWPVLLGLGIYFITRAFVDGMGPLPAGDINVAYTEAGSLVRLGAETLAQGLKLLKDEIENTSWQLPQRVVYRQARVVGLAVAAVRSLMTPGVLFALLLCMLLWAMIAAR
- the proQ gene encoding RNA chaperone ProQ, whose amino-acid sequence is METTNKLKDIKEVLDFLYAEFPQCFKQKDGIKPLKVGIFKDIAARIEGSDKVSKTQVRQALRKYTSSWRYLEAVINNEFRVDLDGNDAEKVEQEHVEHAQKALEESRAKMAKRKKPQRPRQDGRGERRRDGDTKSYKSRGDNKHRHGNKNAKVNAKPEQQQRRSSGKVEPLPANEVKVNNKVKVKLGQALVNATITEVNKDEVHVELVTGMQVKTKAESLFIL